The Rhodocytophaga rosea genome has a segment encoding these proteins:
- a CDS encoding TrkH family potassium uptake protein: protein MLTVEQLNRSLYNSRNKVEYLLNLLTYLNSLFAISLLIYQYGFHLTLEAISRIYTLLNGVVILFIIIYLIRLLYAFQRKAFLLYTLPKTVLLLLLLINGFAPFFFNESILFSLAQVFGFNNYLAFYQLTSSLCIVLLVGIEISAVNIRISTTRLKPTVTFISSFLLVISLGTGFLMLPAMTNTAQSMPFLEALFTATSATCVTGLMVVDQATYLTFKGHLVILCLIQIGGIGMVTFATFVTIFLRQTVGIKHQSNMQDLLSTESLLSAQGLLRQIIFLTLLIETVGSIVLFFCWGDSVHFDSLTQKVFFSIFHSVSAFCSAGFSLYTNGLYELPVQKAYILHLVIALLMILGSLGFSSLMDLFSITSLRERLEKPWKDWKLNTKIAVYTTIVFIIFGTAGFYFLERNNALAPLNGVEAIIASFFQSATRTTGFNTVDITRLSDPTLIMLMFLMFVGASPGSTGGGIKTTTFFVIAVSVISSIRGKRVITFGKRTIPTPLLFRAYTVITFAAAYNLIATFVLSVSEPDLAILNVFFEQVSAFATVGLTTGITPQLSTVGKVVLMISMFLGRIGTLTLALAISRQVISNAYRYPNAHVMVG from the coding sequence ATGTTGACAGTCGAACAACTCAATAGGTCTTTGTACAACAGTAGGAACAAGGTAGAATACCTGTTAAACCTGTTGACCTACCTGAATTCTTTATTTGCTATCAGTTTACTCATTTATCAATATGGGTTTCACTTAACCCTTGAAGCCATTTCAAGAATTTACACTCTACTAAATGGAGTAGTGATTTTATTTATTATTATTTATTTAATCAGGCTCTTGTATGCCTTCCAGAGAAAGGCTTTTCTACTATACACTCTGCCAAAGACTGTCTTATTATTACTCTTACTGATAAATGGATTTGCCCCTTTCTTTTTCAATGAATCGATTCTATTTAGTTTAGCTCAAGTCTTTGGATTTAACAACTACTTAGCTTTTTACCAGCTAACCTCAAGTCTCTGCATTGTCTTACTGGTAGGCATAGAAATTTCCGCTGTAAATATCCGCATCAGCACTACCAGGCTTAAACCTACGGTGACTTTCATTAGCAGTTTTCTTTTGGTTATCAGCCTGGGCACAGGCTTTTTAATGTTGCCTGCTATGACTAACACCGCTCAATCCATGCCTTTTCTAGAGGCCTTGTTCACAGCTACTAGTGCTACCTGTGTCACCGGTCTTATGGTGGTAGATCAGGCTACTTATCTTACTTTTAAAGGACATCTGGTGATTCTATGCCTGATTCAGATAGGCGGTATTGGCATGGTCACTTTTGCTACCTTTGTTACTATTTTTTTGAGGCAAACCGTAGGGATCAAGCATCAGTCTAATATGCAGGACTTGCTCAGTACTGAGTCCTTGCTTTCTGCCCAGGGATTGCTCAGGCAAATCATCTTTCTCACCTTGCTCATTGAGACTGTAGGTAGTATTGTCCTCTTTTTCTGTTGGGGAGATTCTGTACATTTTGATAGCCTTACTCAAAAAGTATTTTTTTCTATCTTTCATTCGGTTTCAGCTTTTTGTAGTGCAGGCTTTAGTTTATACACCAATGGGCTGTATGAATTACCTGTGCAGAAAGCCTATATTTTACATCTGGTCATTGCCCTTCTGATGATTTTAGGCAGCTTAGGTTTTTCATCATTGATGGATCTGTTTTCGATCACTTCACTCAGAGAGCGGCTTGAAAAACCATGGAAAGATTGGAAACTGAATACGAAAATAGCTGTATATACTACTATAGTATTCATTATTTTTGGTACGGCAGGGTTCTATTTTTTAGAAAGAAATAATGCCTTAGCGCCTTTGAATGGGGTAGAGGCTATTATCGCTTCCTTCTTTCAATCGGCTACCCGCACGACAGGCTTCAATACAGTTGATATTACCCGCCTCTCAGATCCCACCCTTATTATGCTCATGTTTCTCATGTTTGTAGGGGCTTCTCCGGGTTCCACAGGAGGAGGCATCAAAACAACTACTTTTTTTGTCATCGCTGTTTCGGTGATTTCTTCTATCCGCGGCAAGAGAGTAATAACTTTCGGAAAAAGAACCATCCCTACTCCTTTGCTTTTTAGAGCTTATACCGTGATTACCTTTGCGGCTGCTTACAACTTAATAGCAACCTTTGTTCTATCTGTCAGTGAGCCAGATCTTGCCATTTTAAATGTATTCTTCGAACAGGTATCTGCCTTTGCTACCGTTGGATTAACTACCGGGATTACGCCGCAGTTGTCAACTGTAGGAAAAGTAGTGCTGATGATCTCAATGTTTTTGGGCCGGATAGGAACGCTTACCCTAGCTCTTGCCATCAGCAGACAGGTAATCAGTAATGCATATCGCTATCCCAATGCGCACGTCATGGTAGGATAG
- a CDS encoding serine hydrolase domain-containing protein translates to MIQATSPRSFNGVILITQHGQTKYAKAYGYADVEHNRALTLQDNFRIQSNSKQITAVLILREVEKGNIDLHSPIRKYLPDLPQSWADTVTVHQLLNFSAGVEDINKPLVFKPGTDFLYSVIAYTLLGNIVEKVTGKTYIQAATDLFKELKMKNSFCDQEDKNQHRLVKGYLGSTALKVTQVRIADVLPTPKERTDFTAAGGIISNLEDLNRGDTNLHNGKILKPETYKLMTSYSITSAHEAFGNENIGYGYGVRISDETPISYIGHSGKGLGFVSIKIYFPQKGVDLIVLENLYSEDSSLHYYFEIKIKDIVMNSTLIQ, encoded by the coding sequence TTGATCCAAGCCACAAGTCCAAGAAGTTTTAATGGTGTAATTCTCATTACTCAACATGGGCAAACAAAATATGCAAAGGCTTATGGCTATGCAGATGTTGAGCACAACAGAGCATTGACCCTACAAGACAACTTCCGGATTCAGTCCAATAGCAAACAAATTACGGCTGTATTAATCTTGAGAGAAGTTGAGAAGGGCAACATAGATCTTCACAGTCCGATAAGGAAATACTTGCCGGATCTACCCCAGAGCTGGGCAGACACCGTAACGGTTCATCAACTGCTCAACTTTTCAGCAGGTGTAGAGGATATAAACAAACCCTTGGTTTTTAAACCCGGAACAGACTTTTTATATAGTGTGATCGCTTACACCCTGCTTGGGAACATAGTAGAAAAAGTGACAGGAAAAACCTATATCCAGGCAGCTACTGATTTGTTTAAAGAACTAAAAATGAAAAATAGCTTTTGCGATCAGGAAGACAAAAACCAGCATAGATTAGTGAAAGGGTATCTAGGATCAACTGCCTTGAAAGTAACCCAGGTTCGCATAGCTGATGTGCTACCCACCCCGAAAGAAAGGACTGACTTTACGGCTGCCGGAGGTATCATTTCAAACCTAGAAGACTTAAACAGAGGGGATACCAACCTTCACAATGGAAAAATTTTAAAACCGGAAACCTACAAACTCATGACTAGTTATTCTATAACTTCAGCCCATGAGGCGTTTGGCAATGAAAACATTGGATATGGCTATGGGGTTCGCATTAGCGACGAAACCCCCATTTCCTACATCGGACATTCAGGAAAAGGGTTAGGTTTTGTATCCATTAAAATATATTTTCCTCAAAAAGGGGTAGATCTGATTGTGTTAGAAAATCTATACAGTGAGGATAGCAGCCTGCATTACTATTTTGAAATAAAAATAAAAGACATAGTGATGAACAGTACTCTTATTCAATGA
- a CDS encoding SRPBCC family protein gives MKLSFIINKPANIIFDYLTDMQKFVSVHPVITKINPIENNTYLVYETLKIGFIPISFTYPVTVESNRVEKTITIRATVMRLTNIEMNFIIKEDKAFCIVEETIHFQSPLPLQSIMESIFKKQHRLLFNNIELLP, from the coding sequence ATGAAACTTAGCTTTATCATAAATAAGCCTGCCAATATCATTTTTGACTACTTAACCGATATGCAAAAATTTGTTTCGGTCCATCCTGTAATTACTAAGATTAACCCCATTGAAAATAACACCTATTTAGTGTATGAAACTTTAAAAATTGGTTTTATCCCTATTTCCTTTACCTATCCTGTCACTGTTGAAAGCAACCGGGTGGAGAAAACTATAACCATTCGTGCAACCGTTATGAGATTGACCAACATTGAAATGAACTTTATTATAAAAGAGGATAAAGCCTTTTGTATTGTTGAAGAGACAATTCACTTTCAATCACCTTTGCCCCTTCAATCGATTATGGAAAGTATTTTCAAAAAGCAGCATAGACTCTTATTTAACAACATTGAACTACTCCCATAA
- a CDS encoding HAD hydrolase-like protein: MKQYILFDFDGTLVDSRQSALTIFNQLADKYHFKHILPEDIEPLRKLSLLQRCRFLKLPIYKIPFIVREARLLYRSHLQNICLFEGIKPMLEELTKRHFTLAVLSSNSESNIQTILQKNHIDTIDSIIAGSTLFSKQTLIKKFIKVNKLHPSQLIYVGDELRDVIACKKSGVPIIWVSWAMMQWKL; the protein is encoded by the coding sequence ATGAAGCAGTATATACTCTTTGACTTTGATGGCACCCTGGTGGATTCCAGACAATCTGCTCTCACTATATTTAATCAACTAGCAGACAAATACCACTTCAAACATATTCTGCCTGAAGACATCGAACCATTAAGGAAACTATCCCTCCTCCAGCGATGCCGCTTTTTGAAATTGCCTATTTATAAAATTCCTTTTATTGTTAGAGAAGCTCGCCTATTGTACAGGTCTCATCTGCAAAACATTTGTCTTTTTGAAGGAATTAAACCTATGCTGGAAGAATTGACAAAAAGACACTTTACTCTGGCTGTCCTTTCTTCCAACTCCGAATCCAACATCCAGACAATCTTGCAAAAGAACCATATTGACACCATTGACTCTATCATTGCCGGTTCCACTTTATTTAGTAAACAAACCCTGATTAAGAAATTTATAAAAGTTAATAAACTCCATCCCTCACAACTGATCTATGTTGGCGATGAACTTAGGGACGTGATTGCCTGTAAAAAGAGTGGTGTCCCCATTATATGGGTAAGCTGGGCTATGATGCAGTGGAAGCTGTAA
- a CDS encoding ester cyclase: MLIFLVNQLVVSDSCFQIEDKKNSTSDLVSAKGSFNGLDSTGKKVTIYETSIYRIANGKIVEQWGFPDALGLSHQLEPKK; encoded by the coding sequence ATGCTTATTTTTTTGGTAAACCAACTTGTAGTGTCAGACTCCTGTTTTCAGATAGAAGACAAGAAGAATAGTACTAGTGATTTAGTTTCAGCAAAGGGGTCATTTAATGGACTTGACTCTACAGGAAAGAAAGTTACCATCTATGAAACTTCTATTTACAGAATAGCAAACGGTAAAATAGTGGAGCAATGGGGTTTTCCTGACGCATTAGGTTTGAGCCATCAACTTGAACCGAAAAAATAA
- a CDS encoding NAD-dependent epimerase/dehydratase family protein, whose protein sequence is MKKVGIIGGSGFIGSYNTKKFLDEGFKVKVSTTDILKKDKYQHLLTFKNSENLEIVQLDVQNKQELVDFLQDCEIVIHGGTPFQLDVKDLRTELFDPTIKGTENFLEAVLKTSGIEKVVFIASVAAYNTNFPLLPDGKTEGEQVTETDVPFMSEQGHPYAQAKFIANQTVNKFIADNPNLSFEITSVSPVGVMGKSLSDRQDSTSTGIQYLFQNKIAPNPFIQMLYDMDVLWALVDVEDVAEGIYKAATTKNIHGKNYLLTSESYRVSDISLLLNNQSPLGKSKVVYSNDLAKKDLGLNFRPADVPLNSYSS, encoded by the coding sequence ATGAAAAAAGTAGGAATTATTGGTGGTTCAGGCTTTATTGGAAGCTATAACACTAAAAAGTTTTTGGACGAAGGATTTAAAGTAAAAGTATCTACAACAGATATTTTAAAAAAGGACAAATATCAGCATCTACTCACCTTTAAAAATTCTGAGAATTTAGAGATAGTTCAACTTGATGTTCAAAATAAACAGGAGCTTGTTGATTTTTTGCAAGATTGTGAAATAGTAATTCATGGAGGAACACCATTTCAATTAGATGTTAAAGATTTAAGGACAGAATTGTTCGACCCAACAATCAAGGGAACTGAAAATTTTCTTGAAGCCGTTTTAAAAACATCTGGAATTGAAAAAGTTGTTTTTATTGCATCTGTTGCAGCTTACAATACAAATTTTCCACTCTTGCCAGACGGCAAAACTGAAGGAGAACAGGTTACTGAAACCGATGTGCCTTTTATGAGTGAACAGGGACATCCCTACGCACAAGCAAAGTTTATTGCCAATCAAACAGTCAACAAATTCATTGCGGACAACCCTAATTTGAGCTTTGAAATTACTTCTGTTTCGCCAGTTGGTGTCATGGGAAAATCTTTGTCTGACAGGCAAGACTCTACTTCAACAGGTATTCAATATCTTTTTCAAAATAAAATTGCCCCAAATCCATTTATACAAATGCTTTATGATATGGATGTCTTGTGGGCATTGGTAGATGTAGAAGATGTTGCCGAAGGTATTTATAAGGCAGCTACAACCAAAAATATACATGGAAAAAACTACTTATTGACAAGTGAAAGTTACAGGGTATCAGATATTTCATTACTGCTTAATAATCAAAGCCCATTGGGAAAATCTAAAGTAGTTTACAGTAACGATTTAGCAAAAAAAGACTTGGGACTAAACTTTAGACCTGCAGATGTTCCTTTGAATAGTTACTCTTCCTAA
- a CDS encoding LytR/AlgR family response regulator transcription factor, which produces MHLSNGSQELSSKNLAYLEDILSDKSFFRSHRSYLVNRYHIKALIEGHFVLKNGNEIPISRRKETQAKTWFFSCV; this is translated from the coding sequence ATTCACTTATCAAATGGTTCACAAGAATTATCTTCTAAAAATCTAGCTTACTTAGAAGACATTTTGAGTGATAAAAGTTTTTTCAGAAGCCATCGTTCCTATCTCGTAAACAGATACCATATTAAGGCATTAATAGAGGGTCATTTTGTTTTAAAAAATGGAAATGAAATACCCATATCAAGACGAAAGGAAACTCAAGCTAAAACATGGTTTTTTAGTTGCGTGTAA
- a CDS encoding LytR/AlgR family response regulator transcription factor, whose protein sequence is MATVFQDMLKQYASRITVTDIAKTGKEAISLITSVKPNVVFLDIELPDMTGFELLQQLENINFQTVFTTAHSHYAIKAFRFNALDYLVKPIDESELDETIKRLLKSSTNSIEVRNALANLEVQSVENQKLVLPQQNGTLRLPLKQITTIKG, encoded by the coding sequence ATGGCAACGGTTTTCCAAGATATGCTAAAACAATATGCAAGCAGAATTACTGTTACTGACATTGCAAAAACAGGTAAAGAGGCCATCTCCCTGATTACATCTGTAAAACCAAATGTCGTTTTTCTCGATATTGAATTACCTGACATGACGGGGTTTGAACTTCTTCAACAGTTAGAGAACATCAATTTCCAAACTGTATTTACCACTGCTCACAGCCACTATGCAATCAAAGCTTTCAGATTTAATGCTTTAGACTATTTGGTTAAGCCAATTGATGAAAGCGAATTGGATGAAACTATCAAACGTCTGCTTAAATCATCAACTAATAGTATCGAAGTCAGGAATGCCCTGGCTAATCTTGAAGTGCAATCTGTAGAAAATCAAAAATTGGTATTACCTCAGCAAAATGGCACTTTAAGACTACCATTAAAACAAATTACAACTATTAAAGGATAG
- a CDS encoding APC family permease, with amino-acid sequence MRALIFLIALCFAELGSKTTASGGVYEYIGTAFGPYAGFLANNIYWFGASVISDAAIANALADTLRYFFPSLNNEIFRIGFFVLIFGGIALLNIRSVKNGVRFIEFTAFGKLIPLLVLVIAGASFISSENLNWTITPTISNVGSASLLLFFAFMGFETPLSNGGEMKNPKRTVPLGIFLGIASVLIIYLAIQLVTQGVLGGTIEAHQDAPLAAVAGIVFSKSGIVLITAAIAMSMLGALGGEILSVPRILFAGARDGLMPKVLSKIHQRFSTPYIAILFYASLGLLFAIFGAFKQLAIIASASSLIIYLGAVLATLKLRKIDSLTSVKTFKVPGGIIIPMLAICVILWLLSNLSKQEQIGVLVFILAFSLIYLLTKLLKKKS; translated from the coding sequence TTGCGGGCTCTGATATTCTTAATTGCCTTGTGCTTTGCTGAATTAGGCAGCAAAACAACTGCAAGCGGAGGAGTTTATGAATACATTGGAACCGCATTTGGTCCTTATGCAGGGTTTTTAGCCAATAACATCTATTGGTTTGGGGCAAGTGTGATTTCAGATGCAGCAATAGCTAATGCATTAGCTGATACATTAAGATATTTCTTTCCTTCACTTAATAATGAAATCTTTAGAATAGGCTTCTTTGTTTTAATCTTTGGCGGAATTGCACTCCTCAATATTCGAAGTGTAAAAAACGGAGTTCGTTTCATTGAGTTCACAGCATTTGGAAAACTTATTCCGTTACTGGTTCTGGTAATTGCGGGAGCAAGTTTTATCTCAAGCGAAAATTTAAACTGGACTATCACTCCCACTATCAGCAACGTAGGTTCAGCATCTCTGCTCTTGTTTTTCGCCTTTATGGGATTTGAAACACCACTTAGCAACGGTGGCGAGATGAAGAATCCAAAGAGAACCGTACCGTTAGGGATATTTTTAGGTATTGCCAGTGTGTTAATCATTTACCTGGCTATTCAATTGGTTACACAGGGCGTACTTGGAGGAACAATTGAAGCACATCAAGATGCACCATTAGCCGCAGTAGCAGGCATTGTTTTTAGTAAAAGTGGAATAGTATTGATAACTGCTGCTATAGCTATGTCTATGCTTGGTGCCCTCGGTGGTGAAATTTTATCAGTGCCTCGTATACTCTTTGCAGGTGCAAGAGATGGCTTGATGCCCAAAGTACTATCCAAAATACATCAACGATTTTCAACTCCGTATATCGCAATTTTGTTCTATGCTTCATTAGGACTTTTGTTTGCAATTTTCGGCGCTTTCAAGCAGCTTGCTATCATTGCAAGTGCGTCTTCGCTTATTATTTATCTCGGAGCTGTACTTGCAACTTTAAAACTTAGGAAAATTGATTCCTTAACATCTGTCAAAACTTTTAAAGTTCCTGGAGGTATTATTATTCCAATGCTTGCTATATGTGTTATTTTATGGCTTCTATCTAATTTATCGAAACAAGAACAAATTGGAGTTCTTGTTTTTATTCTTGCTTTTTCTCTCATTTACCTATTGACAAAACTTTTAAAGAAGAAGAGTTGA
- a CDS encoding DUF2306 domain-containing protein, producing MGKSNLLLKITPKSLLLYSTILLLVLLAGKFILRDALPLYAFDKKTLSYFWDHRWPLIGHISGGIIALAIGPFQFWESFRNRFMEVHRWLGRMYLLAILIGSVAGTYLAWTTALELNFSFALGMQILAIVWFTTAAMAYIWVVRKRITQHKEWMIRSYIVTFAFVIFRWLADLQIMHDLMSKSAERAPTITWLCWTIPLFITEVILSWKKK from the coding sequence ATGGGGAAATCAAATTTACTGCTCAAAATCACACCTAAATCTCTCCTTTTATATTCAACAATCTTATTGCTCGTTTTATTAGCCGGAAAATTTATTTTAAGAGATGCATTACCCTTATATGCATTTGACAAAAAAACACTAAGCTACTTTTGGGACCATAGGTGGCCGTTAATTGGACATATCTCTGGAGGCATAATAGCATTAGCCATTGGACCTTTTCAATTTTGGGAATCGTTTAGAAATAGATTTATGGAAGTCCATCGATGGCTAGGCAGAATGTATCTATTAGCTATCCTGATTGGTTCTGTAGCCGGAACTTACTTAGCATGGACAACCGCTTTAGAACTTAATTTTTCATTTGCTCTTGGTATGCAAATATTAGCTATCGTATGGTTTACAACAGCTGCTATGGCTTATATATGGGTGGTAAGAAAACGAATAACACAACATAAAGAATGGATGATACGTAGTTATATTGTAACCTTTGCTTTCGTTATTTTTAGGTGGCTGGCCGATTTGCAAATTATGCATGACTTGATGAGCAAATCTGCCGAGAGAGCACCAACAATTACCTGGCTCTGCTGGACAATTCCGCTGTTTATAACCGAAGTGATATTAAGTTGGAAAAAGAAATAA
- a CDS encoding IS91 family transposase translates to MKPALELAHILSAHLHEFMATHAVSAHKFSTLKAIEHCRTARLGGHIDACDSCGYLRISYNSCRNRHCPKCQTTNREKWIMQREADLLPVSYFHVVFTLPHSLNLLCLQYPQELYALLFKAAWSTINSFANNPKHLGAKTGMISILHTWGQNLSLHPHLHCIVPGGGISGSGHWKKARSTGKYLFPVKALSKVFRARYVSLLRSFLSANKAQVDNGLWKELFAKDWVVYCKRPFLGPAQVIEYLGRYTHKVAISNHRLQSISDGKVSFAYKDYRQEAKKKTMFLEADEFIRRFSLHILPLKFVRIRHYGILSSKAKSHDLALARQDLRVTTPDKIAVDWKSICKERLGYDVELCPCCSKGRMREILRFQAARSPPEAAYLLSVALHLKTA, encoded by the coding sequence ATGAAGCCTGCCCTAGAGTTAGCCCATATACTGTCGGCTCACTTACATGAGTTTATGGCCACGCATGCAGTCTCTGCTCACAAGTTCTCCACCCTAAAGGCGATTGAGCATTGCCGTACTGCCAGACTAGGCGGCCATATAGATGCCTGTGATAGTTGTGGCTACCTGCGTATTAGCTACAACAGCTGCCGCAACAGACACTGCCCTAAGTGTCAGACTACCAATCGTGAAAAGTGGATTATGCAAAGGGAGGCAGACCTGTTACCGGTCAGCTACTTTCATGTGGTCTTCACCTTGCCTCACTCCCTTAATCTATTGTGCCTGCAGTATCCCCAAGAACTCTACGCTTTGCTCTTCAAGGCAGCCTGGTCTACGATCAACAGCTTTGCCAATAATCCCAAGCATCTGGGTGCTAAAACAGGTATGATCTCCATTCTGCACACCTGGGGGCAGAACCTCTCACTGCATCCACATCTGCATTGTATTGTGCCGGGTGGAGGGATCTCTGGGAGTGGCCACTGGAAAAAGGCCAGAAGTACAGGTAAATATCTTTTCCCGGTCAAAGCACTCAGTAAAGTGTTCCGTGCTCGCTATGTCTCACTACTGAGAAGCTTTCTTTCTGCTAATAAAGCACAGGTGGATAATGGGCTATGGAAAGAGTTATTTGCCAAAGACTGGGTGGTATACTGTAAAAGGCCTTTCTTGGGTCCTGCCCAGGTAATTGAATACCTGGGCAGATATACCCATAAAGTAGCTATCTCTAATCACCGTCTCCAAAGTATAAGTGATGGCAAGGTGAGCTTCGCTTACAAAGATTACCGGCAAGAGGCTAAAAAGAAAACCATGTTTTTAGAGGCTGATGAGTTCATCCGAAGGTTTTCTTTGCACATTCTTCCCCTAAAATTTGTACGCATCCGCCACTATGGCATTTTGTCTTCCAAAGCAAAATCCCATGATTTAGCACTAGCCAGACAAGATTTGAGGGTGACTACTCCAGACAAGATAGCTGTGGACTGGAAAAGCATCTGCAAAGAACGCTTAGGCTATGATGTAGAGCTATGTCCTTGCTGCAGCAAAGGCCGCATGAGAGAAATTCTGCGTTTTCAAGCGGCCCGCTCGCCACCCGAGGCAGCTTACTTGCTATCAGTAGCTTTACACTTGAAAACTGCCTAA
- a CDS encoding tyrosine-type recombinase/integrase: MSTPNTNTHPTFIQQACLKVSGFSLLYNKLERDISLSGRSLSTLKNYSRHMAQIALYYNQLPTELDEDQVRDYLWMLQKKTNKPSKSSFKHAVYGLRLLYRLTGRDDRAIRLPSIPRDHKLPAVLSKQEVKALLKAPRLLKHRVLLALIYSAGLRMQEVCRLEISDVDFDRMQIHIRQSKGRKDRYVPLSSLMKRGLLTYLSACKPHHYLFNGKEYGSQLSRKGVQWLMQDAVSKAGIKKKGICVHTLRHSYATHLLEDGLDIVSIKELLGHSFLETTLVYLHMAGLGRKAPFSPLDTLYTKEA; this comes from the coding sequence ATGTCAACACCAAACACTAACACCCACCCTACTTTTATCCAACAGGCTTGCCTGAAGGTAAGCGGATTTTCTCTCCTTTACAACAAGCTGGAAAGGGATATCTCCCTGTCTGGCAGAAGTCTGAGCACGCTAAAAAACTACTCCCGCCACATGGCTCAGATTGCTCTCTACTACAATCAGTTGCCTACCGAACTAGACGAAGATCAGGTCAGAGATTACCTGTGGATGCTGCAGAAGAAAACGAACAAGCCTTCTAAAAGCTCTTTCAAACATGCTGTCTATGGCCTGCGCCTGCTCTACCGGCTTACCGGCAGAGATGACCGGGCTATCCGCCTACCTTCCATCCCTAGAGATCACAAACTGCCAGCGGTCCTCAGTAAGCAGGAAGTCAAAGCTCTGCTCAAAGCACCCCGTCTGTTAAAGCACCGGGTGCTGCTAGCCTTGATCTACTCTGCCGGACTGAGAATGCAGGAAGTATGCCGGCTTGAGATCTCAGATGTTGACTTTGACCGCATGCAGATTCACATTCGCCAAAGCAAAGGAAGAAAAGACCGCTATGTACCCCTGTCTTCCTTAATGAAAAGAGGACTGCTCACTTACCTGTCTGCCTGCAAACCTCATCATTATCTGTTCAATGGCAAAGAATATGGCTCGCAGCTCAGCCGCAAAGGCGTGCAATGGCTCATGCAGGATGCAGTTAGTAAAGCGGGCATCAAAAAGAAAGGCATCTGTGTACATACCCTGCGCCATTCCTATGCCACCCATCTGCTAGAAGATGGATTGGATATTGTCTCCATCAAAGAACTTTTAGGCCATAGCTTCCTGGAAACCACCCTTGTGTATCTGCACATGGCAGGACTTGGCAGAAAAGCTCCTTTCTCTCCCCTGGATACCCTCTATACAAAGGAGGCATGA
- a CDS encoding TfoX/Sxy family protein, with protein MEQIKNAGEISAKKMFGEYGIYSDGKLFGLICDNKLFIKPTNSGREFIGNVIEVSPYEGAKPSFLIEDKIEDSDWLSGLIRISVKELPPSKKKNKVRN; from the coding sequence ATGGAACAAATCAAAAATGCAGGAGAAATAAGCGCTAAAAAAATGTTTGGCGAATACGGTATTTACTCTGACGGAAAATTATTCGGACTGATTTGTGATAATAAATTATTTATAAAACCAACCAATTCGGGACGGGAATTTATAGGTAATGTAATCGAAGTATCTCCATACGAAGGAGCAAAACCAAGTTTTTTAATAGAAGACAAAATTGAGGACAGTGATTGGCTAAGTGGGCTAATCAGAATTTCAGTCAAAGAATTACCACCATCAAAAAAGAAAAATAAAGTCCGAAATTGA